In the Coleofasciculus chthonoplastes PCC 7420 genome, one interval contains:
- a CDS encoding response regulator, which translates to MSSHYRFRPIEILLVEDSPSDANLIQISFKQAKIANNLHWVEDGETALDYLLQQGDYANTPRPDLIVLDLNLPGMDGQEVLTSVKSDPTLKRIPVIVLTTSEDEEDILKSYELNANCYITKPIDIQQFMRMVQLLEEFWLAAVQLPSE; encoded by the coding sequence ATGAGCAGCCATTATAGATTTAGACCCATTGAAATTTTACTGGTGGAAGACTCCCCCAGTGACGCGAATCTGATCCAGATCAGCTTTAAGCAAGCTAAAATTGCCAACAACCTACATTGGGTGGAAGATGGGGAAACAGCCCTAGACTACTTACTCCAGCAAGGAGATTATGCTAACACTCCCCGTCCAGATTTGATTGTGTTAGATCTGAATTTACCGGGAATGGATGGTCAAGAAGTATTAACCTCGGTCAAATCAGACCCCACGCTCAAACGGATTCCCGTGATCGTTCTCACAACTTCAGAGGATGAAGAGGATATACTCAAGTCTTATGAACTTAATGCCAACTGCTATATTACCAAACCTATCGATATTCAACAGTTTATGCGAATGGTTCAGCTATTGGAGGAATTTTGGTTAGCGGCGGTTCAATTGCCCTCGGAGTGA
- a CDS encoding response regulator — protein sequence MDKHLIHVLLVEDSPSDARLQRHRFSRLDPTEWQLHHVERLADAIESCTNFPIDVVLLDLNLPDADGLETVTEFREAIPYLPIVVLTGANDEELALGAMAHGAQDYLLKDDITIPLLVKTIRYGIERGQILKKLQDSERRFRGIFNQTFQSMMLLTPEGLIVDINETALNASGYKLDDLLGLPVWKLECWNHCPSIQEWLKAAIKKAANGDLVRQDVQFRKQESVMVRMDFSLKPLKDEEERVILLIAEGRDIHE from the coding sequence ATGGACAAACACCTAATTCATGTCCTGTTAGTGGAGGATAGCCCTAGTGATGCTCGCTTGCAGCGTCATCGATTTTCACGTTTAGACCCAACCGAATGGCAACTTCATCATGTTGAACGACTCGCTGATGCGATTGAGAGTTGTACGAATTTTCCCATTGATGTAGTTTTGTTAGACCTGAATCTTCCTGATGCTGATGGCTTAGAAACTGTTACTGAATTTCGAGAGGCGATTCCCTATCTGCCCATTGTTGTGTTAACGGGAGCCAATGACGAAGAATTAGCCCTAGGAGCAATGGCGCATGGGGCGCAAGATTATTTACTTAAGGATGATATTACAATTCCCTTATTAGTGAAAACGATTCGGTACGGGATTGAACGGGGACAAATTCTCAAAAAACTCCAGGATAGTGAACGACGTTTCCGGGGAATTTTCAATCAAACCTTTCAATCCATGATGTTGCTGACTCCAGAAGGGCTGATTGTGGATATCAATGAAACGGCATTAAATGCAAGTGGCTATAAATTAGATGATTTACTCGGTTTGCCCGTATGGAAACTGGAGTGTTGGAATCATTGCCCCTCTATACAGGAGTGGTTGAAAGCGGCGATTAAAAAGGCGGCTAATGGTGATTTGGTGCGACAGGACGTTCAGTTTCGCAAACAGGAAAGCGTCATGGTTCGCATGGATTTTTCGCTTAAACCGTTAAAAGATGAGGAGGAACGGGTTATTTTACTTATTGCTGAAGGACGAGATATTCATGAATAA
- the coaBC gene encoding bifunctional phosphopantothenoylcysteine decarboxylase/phosphopantothenate--cysteine ligase CoaBC, translating to MNESRRVLIGIGGGIAAYKVCQVISTLFQAGVQVRVILTQAAQEFITPLTISTLSRHQAYTDRLFWQPIHNRPVHIELGEWADLFVIAPLTANTLGKLAHGLADNLLTNTVLASHCPVLLAPAMNTDMWEQQAVQRNWQHLLSDSRYHTVGPDAGRLACDRVGAGRLAEPSEILAAIYSVLYTGGKRDLLGKQVLISTGGTREHLDPVRFIGNPSTGKMGLALAQAAKHRGAKVVLVHAPLTEPIPPDIQAISVVSAAEMRQVMLSYFSAADLVIMAAAVADVKPADHTSEKLPKAQLPTALALEPVPDILAELGQRKQSHQQLIGFAAQTGDIVKPALEKLNVKNLDAIAANPIDQPNVGFASDTNQAIFINKQGRQESVQPCSKLELAHALLNFIGS from the coding sequence GTGAATGAGTCGCGGCGAGTATTGATAGGTATAGGCGGTGGTATCGCCGCCTATAAAGTTTGTCAGGTTATTTCCACCCTGTTTCAGGCTGGGGTGCAAGTTCGGGTGATTCTCACCCAAGCGGCTCAAGAATTTATCACCCCCCTGACTATTTCCACCCTCTCGCGCCATCAGGCGTATACCGATCGCCTATTTTGGCAACCGATTCATAATCGCCCCGTTCATATCGAGTTGGGCGAATGGGCTGATTTATTCGTGATTGCCCCCCTTACCGCCAACACATTGGGCAAATTAGCTCACGGTTTAGCGGATAATTTATTAACTAATACCGTTCTCGCCTCCCATTGTCCCGTACTCCTTGCCCCAGCGATGAACACGGATATGTGGGAACAGCAGGCAGTACAACGGAATTGGCAACACCTATTGAGCGATTCCAGGTATCATACGGTGGGACCCGATGCCGGACGATTGGCGTGCGATCGCGTGGGTGCAGGGCGCTTGGCAGAACCCTCCGAGATTCTCGCTGCTATTTATTCAGTGTTATACACAGGTGGTAAGCGGGATTTACTCGGCAAACAGGTATTAATTAGTACAGGTGGCACCAGAGAACATTTAGACCCCGTGCGCTTTATTGGCAATCCCTCTACAGGTAAAATGGGATTGGCATTGGCACAAGCCGCCAAGCATCGCGGCGCCAAAGTGGTGTTAGTTCATGCGCCTCTAACCGAACCCATTCCCCCCGATATTCAGGCAATTTCCGTTGTCAGTGCGGCTGAAATGCGTCAGGTCATGTTATCTTATTTCTCCGCAGCCGATCTGGTAATCATGGCAGCCGCCGTCGCCGATGTCAAACCTGCTGATCATACCTCAGAGAAATTACCCAAAGCCCAGCTTCCCACTGCCTTAGCTTTAGAACCTGTACCCGATATTTTGGCAGAACTCGGACAGCGCAAACAAAGTCATCAACAGTTAATTGGGTTTGCAGCACAAACTGGCGATATTGTCAAGCCTGCGTTAGAAAAATTAAACGTCAAGAATTTAGACGCGATCGCCGCCAATCCCATTGATCAGCCGAATGTGGGATTTGCCAGCGACACCAATCAAGCCATTTTCATTAATAAACAGGGACGCCAGGAGTCGGTTCAACCGTGCAGCAAACTTGAACTCGCCCACGCCTTGCTTAATTTTATCGGTTCGTAG
- the isiD gene encoding protein IsiD, with the protein MATLTMSQRDLSAFTKQDVAELAGRLEQDEYENAFAGLDDWHVLRALAFQRPDLAEPYLYLLDLEAYDEA; encoded by the coding sequence ATGGCAACGTTAACCATGTCCCAGCGTGATTTGTCGGCTTTCACGAAACAGGATGTTGCTGAATTAGCAGGACGTTTAGAACAGGACGAATATGAAAATGCGTTTGCGGGACTAGATGACTGGCATGTACTGCGGGCGCTAGCCTTCCAACGTCCGGATTTGGCAGAACCCTACCTCTACTTGCTAGACCTAGAAGCGTATGATGAAGCGTGA
- a CDS encoding FkbM family methyltransferase: MNISDNYFVRLAQEVGYANFAYRYTLRKLYKLAKVDQKIVLPNGVPMVLPWHSKFGTELFLKRDRLDWGSETLLLKFLDREKSFIDVGANIGYYSLLAITSSCNVYSFEPDPRVVETLKKNLAQFQNAQIIRKALYSEPGTMELSLSASPELNSLVRQGSQGQGISVPVTTLDVFMADYPSLSVSAIKTDVEGADFQVLLGGKSLLIRDQPLVLSEAYPHKKLLRFAESIDFTVFAFAKPKDKNKSHIAPELIKVETQPTNTRVKMIFLVPKRLLSQFAALATEN; encoded by the coding sequence GTGAACATCTCTGACAATTATTTTGTTCGTCTTGCTCAAGAAGTGGGCTACGCCAACTTTGCCTATCGGTACACGTTAAGAAAATTGTACAAGCTGGCAAAAGTAGACCAAAAGATTGTGCTGCCAAATGGTGTACCAATGGTTCTTCCCTGGCATAGTAAGTTTGGAACAGAACTTTTTCTCAAGAGGGATAGACTTGATTGGGGCAGTGAAACCCTTCTGCTTAAATTTTTGGATAGGGAGAAAAGCTTTATCGATGTTGGAGCTAATATTGGATACTACAGTTTGCTAGCTATAACATCATCTTGCAATGTTTACTCCTTTGAACCTGATCCTAGAGTAGTTGAAACTCTGAAGAAGAATTTAGCTCAGTTCCAGAATGCTCAAATTATCAGAAAAGCCTTGTATTCTGAGCCTGGTACGATGGAACTCAGTCTTAGTGCCTCTCCAGAACTAAACTCGCTGGTAAGACAAGGCTCACAAGGTCAAGGGATATCTGTGCCAGTTACCACTCTAGATGTTTTCATGGCAGATTATCCTTCACTAAGCGTTTCGGCTATTAAAACCGATGTAGAGGGGGCTGATTTTCAAGTCTTATTGGGTGGCAAAAGCTTGCTAATACGAGATCAACCCCTTGTCTTGTCGGAAGCGTATCCCCACAAAAAACTCCTAAGATTTGCGGAATCAATCGACTTCACTGTTTTTGCATTTGCTAAACCTAAAGACAAGAACAAGTCCCATATAGCACCAGAACTTATAAAAGTTGAGACGCAGCCAACCAATACACGAGTAAAGATGATATTCCTAGTACCTAAGAGACTGCTATCGCAATTTGCAGCGCTTGCTACAGAGAATTAG
- a CDS encoding DUF1818 family protein gives MTTERIVKTGSGWRLGWNPQATHYQGLVGTEEWAIELTQAELDDFCRLLAQLAQAIENIADELVDEEKITCEAESDLLWMEVEGYPSAYTLRFILNRERRCEGSWQAQAVPGLLQAAQSLQVF, from the coding sequence ATGACAACAGAACGAATTGTCAAAACTGGATCAGGTTGGCGTCTAGGTTGGAATCCTCAAGCAACTCATTATCAGGGGTTAGTCGGTACCGAGGAGTGGGCAATCGAGCTGACTCAGGCGGAGTTAGACGATTTTTGTCGATTGTTAGCACAGCTTGCTCAAGCCATTGAAAACATCGCTGATGAGTTGGTCGATGAGGAGAAAATCACCTGTGAAGCCGAAAGTGATTTGCTCTGGATGGAAGTCGAAGGTTATCCCTCTGCCTATACGCTACGCTTCATTTTGAACCGGGAACGTCGTTGTGAGGGGAGTTGGCAAGCCCAAGCTGTTCCCGGTTTACTGCAAGCGGCTCAGTCTCTACAAGTATTTTGA
- a CDS encoding lipid-A-disaccharide synthase-related protein → MQLLCISNGHGEDVIAVRILQELNASPDAPELAALPLVGEGAAYRQLDIPIVGPVQTMPSGGFIYMEGRHLLRDVQSGLLKLTWAQLKAVRRWAKRGGVILAVGDIVPLLFAWLSGAPYVFVGTAKSEYYLRDEAGWLPNRKRREGWAGSVYLPWERWLMSRKRCNAVFPRDKLTTEILQKWSIPALDLGNPMMDGIEPEQPEPIFYEPDAEQKEMQRPLIVALLPGSRMPEAYQNWQKIALAANGLLDAYKQRSVVFLGAIAPALSLDPLQETLIGYGWLQQPLEAIDVNLKLNDPSAIAFTQKNGILILTQDDYTLCLLKADCSIAMAGTATEQFVGLGKPAIAIPGMGPQYTPAFAEAQTRLLGPSLILVEQPDRVAQVLQQLLRDPDRLQLIADNGRRRMGQSGAARRIADCLMERFEK, encoded by the coding sequence ATGCAACTGCTGTGCATCAGCAACGGGCACGGAGAAGATGTCATTGCTGTCCGAATTTTACAGGAACTCAACGCTAGCCCAGATGCGCCCGAATTAGCCGCATTGCCATTAGTGGGTGAAGGTGCAGCCTATCGACAATTGGATATTCCGATTGTTGGACCCGTGCAAACCATGCCCTCTGGTGGTTTTATCTATATGGAAGGGCGTCACCTGCTGCGCGATGTGCAGAGTGGTTTGTTGAAATTGACATGGGCGCAATTGAAAGCGGTTCGCCGTTGGGCGAAACGCGGTGGGGTTATTTTAGCGGTGGGGGATATTGTCCCGCTTTTGTTTGCGTGGTTAAGTGGTGCCCCTTATGTTTTTGTCGGGACAGCTAAATCGGAGTATTATCTGCGGGATGAAGCCGGATGGTTACCGAATCGTAAGCGTCGCGAAGGATGGGCTGGTTCTGTGTATTTGCCATGGGAACGTTGGTTGATGAGTCGCAAGCGATGCAATGCGGTGTTTCCTAGAGATAAACTGACAACAGAAATTTTGCAAAAATGGTCAATTCCAGCATTGGATTTAGGGAACCCGATGATGGATGGGATTGAACCGGAACAGCCAGAACCGATATTCTATGAACCCGATGCCGAACAAAAAGAAATGCAGCGTCCTTTGATTGTTGCATTATTGCCTGGTTCGAGAATGCCAGAAGCCTACCAGAATTGGCAGAAAATCGCCCTAGCCGCAAATGGGCTATTGGATGCTTATAAGCAACGATCTGTGGTGTTTCTCGGCGCGATCGCACCCGCTTTAAGTCTTGACCCCTTACAAGAAACGTTGATAGGGTATGGCTGGCTTCAGCAGCCTCTGGAAGCCATCGACGTGAATCTGAAGTTGAATGATCCGAGTGCGATCGCCTTTACCCAAAAGAATGGCATCTTGATATTAACCCAAGACGACTATACCCTTTGTCTGCTCAAAGCAGACTGCTCCATTGCCATGGCGGGAACCGCAACCGAACAATTTGTCGGATTAGGAAAACCTGCGATCGCGATTCCGGGAATGGGTCCTCAATACACCCCCGCTTTTGCTGAAGCCCAAACCCGACTATTAGGACCATCCTTAATTTTAGTCGAACAACCAGATCGAGTCGCCCAAGTCCTACAGCAGTTGTTGCGAGACCCAGATCGCTTACAACTGATTGCCGACAATGGTCGCCGTCGTATGGGTCAATCGGGTGCAGCGCGACGCATTGCCGATTGTTTGATGGAACGGTTTGAGAAATAA
- a CDS encoding NF038130 family PEP-CTERM protein translates to MKINIQKLLVGASVAVGVSAIATNPASAASLTNPKVTGEKGVDYFIYEYVPNPDPTATADFTKLNNDADLETVLQGSCSVGGAFIPSNSCKKGEPGGNVELFANSERLSFDEFLNYTTVTSLTGDLGDKSITLSSLTATDWFGETLDTSYNDNGDNLNLANEWFEAALTSYGITNGLLEMANMFMPTIPNSKESLFNEFRDNGGFQRFSDPNIAYVEMDDMTGSLEVGLAGHYDAVDLIFDDLTDQQKGMLSMVWGDRPVQAAELVKITYEGETTYHYSFSAAKSGLLEQGDMMSHTGLYDPELTSNVEVEKAPEPSFILGSLLAAGGMFAAKRKQKK, encoded by the coding sequence ATGAAAATCAATATCCAGAAACTGCTCGTCGGGGCATCAGTTGCCGTGGGTGTCAGTGCGATCGCCACCAATCCAGCGTCGGCTGCATCTCTGACTAACCCTAAAGTGACGGGTGAAAAGGGAGTGGACTATTTCATCTACGAATACGTCCCCAATCCAGATCCTACAGCGACGGCGGATTTTACCAAGCTCAACAACGATGCTGATTTGGAAACAGTCTTGCAAGGAAGTTGCTCAGTTGGAGGAGCGTTCATACCCAGCAACAGTTGTAAAAAAGGTGAACCAGGGGGCAATGTTGAGCTATTCGCAAATAGTGAACGATTATCCTTTGATGAATTCTTGAACTACACCACGGTGACTAGCTTAACGGGTGATCTGGGGGACAAAAGCATTACCCTGAGCAGTTTGACGGCAACAGATTGGTTTGGGGAAACCTTGGATACTAGCTATAACGATAATGGCGATAATTTGAATTTGGCGAACGAGTGGTTTGAGGCGGCTTTAACCTCCTATGGCATCACCAATGGTTTGCTAGAAATGGCAAACATGTTTATGCCCACAATTCCCAATAGTAAAGAGAGTCTGTTCAACGAATTCCGGGATAATGGCGGATTTCAACGATTCAGCGATCCGAATATCGCCTATGTTGAAATGGATGATATGACGGGAAGTCTAGAGGTTGGGCTAGCGGGGCACTATGATGCCGTTGACCTAATCTTTGATGATTTAACCGATCAGCAGAAAGGTATGTTGTCAATGGTCTGGGGTGACCGACCCGTGCAAGCTGCTGAACTTGTCAAGATTACCTATGAGGGAGAGACTACCTACCATTACAGCTTCAGCGCTGCAAAATCTGGGTTGCTTGAACAGGGGGATATGATGTCTCATACAGGTCTCTACGATCCTGAGCTAACCAGTAATGTGGAAGTGGAAAAGGCTCCTGAACCCTCCTTTATACTAGGAAGCCTGTTGGCGGCGGGTGGCATGTTTGCTGCTAAGCGCAAGCAGAAAAAATAG
- a CDS encoding NF038130 family PEP-CTERM protein, whose product MSLRRILKSGGFQRFSDANIAYVNNNNGTVDIGLAGHYDATHMLLGILNPQQQSLVGMLGSPLQASEVVKVTHNGRTTYAYTFSAARSTLSSNDGTNSHTGVYDPQFTLDPVDVPEPSILLGLIGVGGLVAAKRQSKKS is encoded by the coding sequence ATTTCTCTACGACGTATTCTGAAAAGCGGTGGATTCCAACGGTTCAGTGATGCGAATATCGCGTACGTCAATAACAATAATGGCACAGTGGATATTGGTTTAGCGGGTCACTATGACGCGACACACATGTTGTTAGGCATCCTCAACCCTCAACAGCAGTCCTTAGTAGGAATGTTAGGTTCACCATTGCAAGCCAGTGAGGTGGTTAAAGTTACCCATAACGGCAGAACCACTTATGCATACACCTTCAGTGCAGCTAGATCTACCCTTTCGTCCAACGATGGAACCAATTCGCACACTGGAGTCTACGATCCACAGTTTACGCTTGATCCAGTTGACGTGCCAGAACCGTCGATTCTACTCGGCTTAATTGGCGTAGGTGGTTTAGTCGCAGCCAAACGCCAGAGCAAAAAATCTTAG
- a CDS encoding NF038130 family PEP-CTERM protein, whose amino-acid sequence MKSNLNKLLVGASILASVTGLATAPASATTFTLSGADIIKYEAIDTNKDGILDTTVANPNADINALLQGNCSAFAYSPDYECNPGEPGGNLELFASSEQLNLNQFLAHDEVTSLEATFDDGRSMTLSSLTAVDWFGEDLKTGYGENTLANRWFNDALSAYSIANSPFLYDVF is encoded by the coding sequence ATGAAAAGCAATCTGAATAAATTACTGGTTGGCGCATCAATTCTTGCCAGTGTCACTGGGCTTGCTACTGCCCCCGCTTCCGCAACAACATTTACTCTCTCTGGTGCAGACATTATTAAATATGAGGCGATCGATACGAATAAGGATGGCATATTGGATACAACAGTAGCCAATCCAAACGCCGATATCAATGCTCTCCTACAAGGAAATTGCAGTGCTTTCGCCTATAGTCCTGATTACGAATGTAACCCTGGTGAACCCGGTGGAAACCTAGAATTATTCGCCAGCAGCGAACAACTCAACCTGAATCAATTTTTGGCGCATGATGAAGTTACCAGTTTAGAAGCGACGTTTGATGATGGTAGAAGCATGACACTGAGTAGCCTTACGGCAGTGGACTGGTTTGGAGAAGACTTAAAAACTGGCTATGGGGAAAATACATTAGCCAATAGATGGTTTAATGATGCTCTGAGTGCTTATAGTATTGCTAATAGTCCATTTCTCTACGACGTATTCTGA
- a CDS encoding DUF167 domain-containing protein encodes MKKSVKVKPNSKTQSIEEMADGTLKVNLKSPPVDGKANKELIELLAEKFNVTKSQVQIKSGLSSKIKLIEIVAD; translated from the coding sequence ATGAAAAAATCGGTAAAAGTTAAACCCAACTCGAAAACCCAATCGATAGAAGAAATGGCGGATGGGACTTTAAAAGTGAACCTGAAGTCGCCGCCTGTGGATGGGAAAGCGAATAAGGAGTTAATTGAGCTATTGGCTGAAAAGTTCAATGTTACCAAGTCTCAAGTTCAGATTAAATCAGGGTTGTCGTCTAAAATAAAATTAATTGAAATTGTTGCAGATTAG